The following are encoded together in the Deinococcus soli (ex Cha et al. 2016) genome:
- a CDS encoding toxic anion resistance protein, translating to MSDGTPGPLTPPDSMLKAPEAVPSVQPVQAPEMVPLSPEDRARLEAMAQAFAQDVLSAGAHTPEFKRKLDAVHELGLPEQRAAAQSSNRMLDRPLRATRAGALAEGSDILRGLTDLRRTVEDLDPSRAPTPRRLFGKLPGGKKVQNHLDRYQSAQSHLNGILEALYRGQDELRRDNATIETEKVHLWDTMQKLRQYAHVGKAVDEALTRRLTELQVTDPEKARMVSEELLFAVRQRVTDLLTQLAVSIQGYLALDLVRRNNMELIKGVDRATTTTVSALKTALMVSQALGTQQAVLGQVTALNDTTGRMIGSTAQLLKQQSTEIQRQAGSATVDPQIIQAAFRDVYGALDAISAYRTQALDRFRETMTVLDKEVAQAQTYLDRERQNAAREVAQGLNVTEKGDLKL from the coding sequence ATGAGTGATGGAACCCCCGGACCGCTGACGCCGCCCGATTCGATGCTGAAAGCGCCGGAGGCCGTCCCGAGCGTGCAGCCCGTGCAGGCGCCCGAGATGGTGCCCCTGTCCCCCGAGGACCGCGCGCGGCTGGAGGCGATGGCGCAGGCCTTCGCGCAGGACGTCCTGAGCGCGGGGGCGCACACCCCGGAGTTCAAACGCAAGCTGGACGCCGTGCATGAACTGGGCCTGCCCGAGCAGCGCGCGGCGGCGCAGAGCAGCAACCGCATGCTGGACCGCCCGCTGCGCGCCACGCGGGCCGGGGCGCTCGCGGAGGGCAGCGACATCCTGCGCGGCCTGACCGACCTGCGCCGCACCGTCGAGGACCTCGACCCCAGCCGCGCCCCCACGCCCCGGCGCCTGTTCGGGAAGCTGCCGGGTGGGAAGAAGGTGCAGAACCACCTCGACCGCTACCAGAGCGCGCAGTCGCACCTGAACGGCATCCTGGAGGCGCTGTACCGCGGGCAGGACGAACTGCGGCGCGACAACGCCACCATCGAGACCGAGAAGGTCCACCTGTGGGACACCATGCAGAAACTCCGGCAGTACGCGCACGTCGGGAAGGCCGTGGACGAGGCCCTGACCCGCCGCCTGACGGAGTTGCAGGTGACCGACCCGGAGAAGGCCCGCATGGTCAGCGAGGAACTGCTGTTCGCGGTGCGGCAGCGCGTCACGGACCTGCTGACGCAGCTGGCGGTGAGCATCCAGGGGTACCTCGCGCTGGATCTCGTGCGGCGCAACAACATGGAGCTCATCAAGGGCGTGGACCGCGCCACGACGACCACCGTCAGTGCCCTGAAGACCGCGCTGATGGTCTCGCAGGCGCTCGGGACGCAGCAGGCGGTGCTGGGGCAGGTCACGGCGCTGAACGACACGACGGGGCGCATGATCGGCTCGACCGCGCAGCTCCTGAAGCAGCAGAGCACCGAGATCCAGCGGCAGGCGGGCAGCGCCACCGTGGACCCGCAGATCATCCAGGCGGCGTTCCGGGACGTGTACGGCGCGCTGGACGCCATCAGCGCGTACCGCACGCAGGCCCTGGACCGCTTCCGCGAGACGATGACCGTGCTGGACAAGGAGGTCGCGCAGGCGCAGACGTACCTGGACCGCGAACGCCAGAACGCCGCGCGCGAGGTCGCGCAGGGCCTGAACGTCACCGAGAAAGGCGACCTGAAACTCTGA
- a CDS encoding GNAT family N-acetyltransferase, with protein sequence MPGAPDPTLRPLTLRGRLPDDLPTLWRWMHAEPDPEWQRWDAPYFHTGQPEPLPFDTYREQTLARPVSPDLRVIALDGGCIGQVSRHEEAPAGGGWWDLGILIFDPGHWGGGLGTRALDLWAAATFAETDAHVLTLTTWGGNERMIRAAARVGFHECARIPQARAWAGQRWDSVKLARLRG encoded by the coding sequence ATGCCTGGTGCCCCCGATCCGACCCTGCGCCCCCTGACCCTGCGCGGGCGCCTCCCGGACGACCTGCCGACCCTCTGGCGCTGGATGCACGCCGAGCCGGACCCCGAGTGGCAGCGGTGGGACGCCCCGTACTTCCACACCGGCCAGCCGGAGCCGCTGCCTTTCGACACCTACCGCGAGCAGACTCTGGCGCGTCCCGTCAGTCCCGACCTGCGGGTGATCGCGCTTGATGGTGGGTGCATCGGGCAGGTCAGCCGACACGAGGAAGCCCCGGCGGGTGGCGGCTGGTGGGACCTGGGCATCCTGATCTTCGACCCGGGGCACTGGGGCGGCGGGCTGGGCACGCGGGCGCTGGACCTGTGGGCGGCGGCGACCTTCGCCGAGACGGACGCGCACGTGCTGACGCTGACCACCTGGGGCGGCAACGAGCGCATGATCCGCGCGGCGGCCCGCGTGGGGTTCCACGAGTGCGCGCGCATCCCGCAGGCGCGGGCGTGGGCAGGCCAGCGCTGGGACAGCGTGAAACTCGCCCGGCTGCGCGGTTGA
- a CDS encoding FecR family protein, translating to MMRAAPVLHALTPTLLLSATALAAPVLDSAQGSVELQQAGGTWMPRAASGEITLGLRTGAGRAEIRAGAGRVTVGSASRLRRYLDEVDLQQGRFYLRGPAAVHVQGQHLVMDGAGSLRVDLDGPVRRVAVITGQVRIDRSGRVTTVRGGQQLDLRSGQLSAFRETDPWYAAQFRGEGSASVQATRGAVTLGRAGQARGAVIGDTLEIGATLNTGAGAWAEVGFTGGGYLRLNEQSELSVLSVDRTDRGREVLLKLARGTAWNVVQKGQGGYRIDTPVVSTAVRGTVFRVDADGLVKVFEGQVALPSSADQAVSAGQQRSEAGTVGTLVPDATDRFNQARDAERARPLSLTLPRAPLSLNDLILSARSLPDATLSAQVAGQRVPLNADGDTFRLERLAAPLPEGTYPVTVTAERFGQTLTRTVTVTVDRSAPQADLRAERRGHLLLLSGAVTDAVPGTLTVTARIGPRSYTRRVTSGEPLRWALPLADPTAPVQVSARDAAGNERDAALR from the coding sequence ATGATGCGCGCGGCCCCCGTCCTCCACGCCCTGACCCCCACGCTGCTGCTCAGCGCGACCGCGCTGGCCGCCCCTGTGCTGGACAGCGCGCAGGGCAGCGTGGAACTTCAGCAGGCGGGCGGCACCTGGATGCCCCGCGCTGCCAGCGGCGAGATCACGCTGGGCCTGCGCACCGGCGCGGGCCGCGCCGAGATCCGCGCCGGTGCCGGGCGCGTCACGGTCGGCAGCGCGTCCCGCCTGCGCCGTTACCTGGATGAGGTGGACCTGCAGCAGGGCCGCTTCTACCTGCGCGGCCCGGCCGCCGTGCACGTGCAGGGGCAGCACCTCGTCATGGACGGCGCGGGCAGCCTGCGCGTGGACCTCGACGGGCCGGTGCGGCGCGTCGCGGTCATCACCGGGCAGGTGCGCATCGACCGCAGCGGCCGCGTCACGACCGTGCGGGGCGGGCAGCAACTCGACCTGCGCAGCGGGCAGCTCAGCGCGTTCCGTGAAACGGATCCCTGGTACGCCGCGCAGTTCCGCGGTGAGGGCAGCGCCAGCGTGCAGGCCACGCGCGGCGCGGTCACGCTGGGCCGCGCCGGGCAGGCGCGCGGCGCGGTCATCGGGGACACCCTGGAGATCGGCGCGACGCTGAACACCGGCGCGGGCGCCTGGGCCGAGGTGGGCTTCACCGGCGGCGGGTACCTGCGCCTGAACGAGCAGAGCGAACTGAGCGTCCTGAGCGTGGACCGCACCGACCGGGGCCGCGAGGTGCTGCTGAAACTCGCGCGCGGCACCGCCTGGAACGTCGTGCAGAAGGGCCAGGGCGGGTACCGGATCGACACGCCGGTCGTGAGTACCGCCGTGCGCGGCACGGTGTTCCGCGTGGACGCGGACGGCCTGGTGAAGGTGTTCGAGGGTCAGGTGGCGCTGCCCAGCAGCGCCGATCAGGCGGTCAGCGCCGGGCAGCAGCGCAGCGAGGCGGGGACCGTGGGCACCCTGGTCCCGGACGCCACGGACCGCTTCAATCAGGCGCGGGACGCCGAACGGGCCCGCCCGCTGAGCCTCACGCTGCCCCGCGCGCCCCTGAGCCTGAACGACCTGATCCTGAGTGCCCGCAGCCTCCCCGACGCGACCCTGAGCGCGCAGGTGGCCGGGCAGCGCGTCCCGCTGAACGCCGACGGGGACACCTTCCGCCTGGAGCGACTGGCGGCGCCGCTGCCCGAGGGCACCTACCCGGTGACCGTGACCGCCGAACGCTTCGGGCAGACGCTGACGCGCACCGTGACCGTCACCGTGGACCGCAGCGCCCCGCAGGCGGACCTGCGCGCCGAACGGCGCGGCCACCTGCTGCTCCTGAGCGGCGCCGTGACCGACGCCGTCCCCGGCACGCTGACCGTCACCGCCCGCATCGGCCCGCGCAGCTACACCCGGCGCGTGACGTCCGGCGAGCCGCTGCGCTGGGCGCTGCCCCTTGCCGACCCGACCGCGCCCGTGCAGGTGAGCGCCCGTGACGCCGCAGGAAACGAACGAGATGCCGCGCTCCGCTGA
- a CDS encoding DUF1540 domain-containing protein: MDDDKSMVSRCDATTCRFNDDMNCTAGQIEVSMSGQTAQCLTFSPTESMSDTQGLSADNH, from the coding sequence ATGGACGACGACAAGAGCATGGTCAGCCGCTGCGACGCCACCACCTGCCGCTTCAACGACGACATGAACTGCACCGCCGGGCAGATCGAGGTCAGCATGAGCGGCCAGACCGCGCAGTGCCTCACCTTCAGCCCAACGGAAAGCATGAGTGATACGCAGGGCCTCAGCGCCGACAATCACTGA
- a CDS encoding CHASE2 domain-containing protein, giving the protein MPRSAERSLALITAPVAALLAALLALLMPANPRLGDALNRALPSETDRRVVLVGIDDASLRDYGRVGTWPRELYGQALGTLEQAGATAVGIDVLLTDPSQNDERLKDAFSRANVVLATAPGESTLLASPEWRSPTGVSALNVSGDGIVRTFQTAYPDAAGTLQPSFARQLAVAAGRHVDLSDQPRVLRYAAPDRDRLPVIPFRDVVNGNVRYGDIQGKIVLIGLTASGTGVGGVRDVTGQTVPGTELQLRAVSSLLSAPFTTLPTWLIALLSAVIAVTAVLARGLWGFALAMAALLAAAPLWLGNILLPGVTLSLAAIIGTALVAAERWWNLRTLALRDPLTGFGNRVAFTRALEQRWATRQTRPLGLLLVDLSGFRKVNEVYGPHAGDELLRDLSGRIMQQKRRGDLIFRWGPDEFAVLLDQASAHETADVARRVQESLDRISYRDLPLRASVGAARTGEDIQTPVDLVEAASRSRYRVKYQREQRG; this is encoded by the coding sequence ATGCCGCGCTCCGCTGAGCGGTCCCTGGCCCTGATCACCGCGCCCGTCGCGGCGCTGCTCGCGGCGCTGCTGGCCCTGCTGATGCCCGCCAATCCGCGCCTGGGCGACGCCCTGAACCGCGCCCTGCCGTCCGAGACCGACCGCCGGGTGGTGCTGGTCGGCATTGACGACGCGTCCCTGCGGGACTACGGCCGGGTGGGCACGTGGCCGCGCGAACTGTACGGGCAGGCGCTCGGCACGCTCGAGCAGGCCGGGGCGACCGCGGTCGGTATCGACGTGCTGCTGACCGACCCCAGCCAGAACGACGAGCGCCTGAAGGACGCGTTCAGCCGCGCGAACGTCGTGCTGGCCACCGCGCCCGGCGAGTCCACGCTGCTGGCCAGCCCCGAGTGGCGCTCCCCGACGGGAGTCAGCGCGCTGAACGTCAGCGGTGACGGGATCGTCCGGACGTTCCAGACCGCGTACCCGGACGCGGCCGGGACGCTCCAGCCCAGCTTCGCGCGGCAACTGGCGGTCGCGGCTGGCAGGCACGTGGATCTCAGCGATCAGCCGCGCGTGCTGCGGTACGCCGCGCCGGACCGGGACCGCCTGCCGGTCATTCCGTTCCGGGACGTCGTGAACGGCAACGTCCGCTACGGCGACATTCAGGGCAAGATCGTCCTGATCGGCCTGACCGCCAGCGGCACCGGCGTGGGCGGCGTGCGGGACGTGACGGGGCAGACCGTGCCTGGCACGGAACTGCAGCTGCGGGCCGTATCCAGCCTGCTCAGCGCGCCCTTCACGACGCTGCCCACCTGGCTGATCGCGCTGCTGTCGGCGGTCATTGCCGTCACGGCGGTGCTGGCGCGCGGCCTGTGGGGGTTCGCGCTGGCCATGGCCGCGCTGCTGGCCGCCGCGCCCCTGTGGCTGGGGAACATCCTGCTGCCCGGCGTGACGCTGTCGCTGGCGGCGATCATCGGCACGGCGCTCGTCGCGGCGGAACGCTGGTGGAACCTGCGCACCCTGGCGCTGCGCGACCCGCTGACCGGCTTCGGGAACCGCGTGGCGTTCACGCGCGCGCTGGAGCAGCGCTGGGCAACCCGGCAAACCCGCCCGCTGGGACTGTTGCTGGTGGACCTGAGCGGCTTCCGGAAGGTGAACGAGGTGTACGGCCCGCACGCTGGGGACGAGCTGCTGCGCGACCTGTCCGGGCGGATCATGCAGCAGAAGCGGCGCGGGGACCTGATCTTCCGCTGGGGTCCGGACGAGTTCGCGGTGCTGCTCGATCAGGCCAGCGCGCACGAGACGGCGGACGTCGCGCGGCGCGTGCAGGAGTCGCTGGACCGCATCAGTTACCGCGATCTGCCGCTGCGGGCCAGTGTGGGCGCGGCCCGTACGGGCGAGGACATCCAGACGCCGGTGGATCTGGTCGAGGCCGCCAGCCGCAGCCGCTACCGCGTGAAGTACCAGCGTGAGCAGCGCGGCTGA
- a CDS encoding ABC-F family ATP-binding cassette domain-containing protein produces MLVAAVDASKEYGPLTVLQDVTFAVQPGDRVGLVGRNGAGKSTLLKLLTGQLQPDGGVVKRAPGVRVRSLQQDPVFPPGATVDSVLDAAFHDLDQLEAELNAAAEAMGSGTPESILHHEAVLEHYQRRGGFERRSRKDAVTLAFGFRGREGDLAASLSGGERTRLGLAALLVENPDVLLLDEPTNHLDIVMVEWLEGFLGRYPGAVLVISHDRAFLDTVTRETAYLRGGTMKVYAGNYTTFRETLAAELEQQAARFAVESRQIASLQASADRMKIWGLGMSKLARRAKAMQARVDRMQARAVSAPPPEQRTTRITFHAPESGEVVLDARHVTRVLPGGRQLFRDVNVQIRQGERVAIIGRNGAGKTTFLRTLLGLEPGDDPRTRILTGARVTVGYYDQALRGVEPSETLYDVARAYTQKDPEAHDLLGTFMFPYDQHDKQARILSGGERARLALLKLAQEDHNLLIMDEPTNHLDMEMVEALEAALDDFSGTLVMVSHDRAFIEGLADRIWLIEDGQFYEYPGWEDYKAKHRTAAELEAEALAAAPKVSAKPAAPRGKGLWHLKREVEAIEADIARLERELEAAQAALSAAPSDADFVALGRSAHDLEVQLEAKMEAWGAKQAEVEAKGG; encoded by the coding sequence GTGCTTGTTGCCGCCGTGGACGCCAGTAAGGAATATGGACCGCTGACCGTCCTGCAGGACGTGACCTTCGCCGTGCAGCCCGGCGACCGGGTGGGTCTCGTCGGGCGCAACGGGGCGGGGAAGAGCACGCTGCTGAAACTCCTGACCGGGCAGCTTCAGCCGGACGGTGGCGTGGTGAAGCGCGCGCCGGGCGTGCGGGTGCGTTCATTGCAGCAGGATCCGGTCTTCCCGCCGGGCGCGACGGTGGACAGCGTACTGGACGCCGCGTTTCATGATCTGGATCAGCTGGAGGCGGAACTGAACGCGGCGGCCGAGGCGATGGGCAGCGGCACGCCCGAGAGCATCCTGCACCACGAGGCCGTGCTGGAGCACTACCAGCGCCGTGGGGGCTTCGAGCGGCGCAGCCGCAAGGACGCCGTGACCCTGGCGTTCGGTTTCCGGGGCCGCGAGGGTGACCTGGCGGCCAGCCTCAGCGGCGGTGAGCGCACCCGGCTGGGGCTGGCGGCGCTGCTCGTGGAGAACCCGGACGTGCTGCTGCTGGACGAGCCGACCAACCACCTCGACATCGTGATGGTCGAGTGGCTGGAGGGCTTCCTGGGCCGCTACCCGGGCGCGGTGCTGGTGATCAGCCACGACCGCGCGTTCCTGGACACCGTCACCCGCGAGACCGCGTACCTGCGCGGCGGGACCATGAAGGTGTACGCCGGGAACTACACGACCTTCCGTGAGACGCTGGCCGCCGAACTGGAGCAGCAGGCGGCGCGCTTCGCCGTCGAGAGCCGCCAGATCGCGTCGCTGCAGGCCAGTGCGGACCGCATGAAGATCTGGGGTCTGGGCATGAGCAAGCTCGCCCGGCGCGCCAAGGCCATGCAGGCCCGCGTGGACCGCATGCAGGCCCGCGCCGTCAGCGCCCCGCCGCCCGAGCAGCGCACCACCCGCATCACCTTCCACGCGCCCGAGAGCGGCGAGGTGGTGCTGGACGCCCGGCATGTCACGCGGGTGCTGCCCGGCGGGCGGCAGCTGTTCCGGGACGTGAACGTGCAGATCCGCCAGGGCGAGCGCGTGGCGATCATCGGCCGCAACGGCGCGGGCAAGACCACCTTCCTGCGCACCCTGCTGGGCCTGGAACCGGGCGACGACCCGCGCACCCGCATCCTGACCGGGGCGCGCGTCACGGTCGGGTACTACGATCAGGCGCTGCGCGGCGTGGAACCCAGCGAGACGCTGTACGACGTGGCCCGCGCGTACACCCAGAAGGACCCGGAAGCGCACGACCTGCTGGGCACCTTCATGTTCCCGTACGACCAGCACGACAAGCAGGCGCGCATCCTGTCGGGCGGCGAGCGGGCGCGGCTGGCCCTGCTGAAACTCGCGCAGGAGGACCACAACCTCCTGATCATGGACGAGCCCACCAACCACCTCGACATGGAGATGGTGGAGGCGCTGGAGGCCGCGCTGGACGACTTCTCGGGCACGCTGGTGATGGTCAGCCACGACCGCGCGTTCATCGAGGGCCTGGCTGACCGCATCTGGCTGATCGAGGACGGGCAGTTCTACGAGTACCCCGGCTGGGAGGACTACAAGGCCAAGCACCGCACGGCCGCCGAGCTGGAGGCCGAGGCGCTCGCCGCCGCGCCGAAAGTCAGCGCGAAACCTGCCGCACCCAGGGGCAAGGGCCTGTGGCACCTCAAGCGCGAGGTGGAGGCCATCGAGGCCGACATCGCCCGCCTGGAAAGGGAGCTGGAGGCCGCGCAGGCCGCGCTGAGCGCCGCACCCTCGGATGCGGACTTCGTGGCGCTGGGGCGCTCGGCGCACGACCTGGAAGTGCAGCTGGAGGCGAAGATGGAGGCCTGGGGCGCCAAGCAGGCCGAGGTGGAAGCGAAGGGCGGCTGA
- a CDS encoding uridine kinase: protein MLAWLAARWAALPAHPVARVAVDGVDGAGKTTLADELAGRVRALGRPVIRVSTDSFHQPRAARYARGRGSPEGFYRDSYDLAALAREVLSPLSPGGTLRYRARVFDVTRDEPVPGPALAAGPGSLLIVDGLFLHRPELRGWWHDSVFLRVPFTVSVPRGAARGPGFGSPDPAADSNRRYVAGNELYFREADPEAQAGVVLDYTNLDAPRVVVAR from the coding sequence GTGCTGGCGTGGCTCGCGGCCCGCTGGGCGGCCCTCCCGGCGCACCCGGTCGCGCGGGTGGCGGTGGACGGCGTGGACGGGGCGGGCAAGACCACCCTGGCCGACGAGCTGGCCGGGCGGGTGCGGGCGCTGGGGCGGCCGGTCATCCGCGTGAGCACCGACAGCTTTCACCAGCCCCGCGCGGCACGGTACGCGCGGGGGCGCGGGTCACCGGAGGGCTTCTACCGCGACTCGTACGATCTGGCGGCACTGGCGCGCGAGGTCCTCTCTCCCCTGTCGCCCGGCGGCACCCTGCGCTACCGGGCGCGGGTGTTCGACGTGACCCGCGACGAACCCGTGCCCGGCCCTGCACTGGCGGCGGGGCCGGGCAGCCTCCTGATCGTGGACGGACTGTTCCTGCACCGCCCGGAACTGCGCGGCTGGTGGCACGACTCGGTGTTCCTGCGCGTGCCGTTCACCGTGTCGGTCCCGCGTGGCGCGGCGCGCGGGCCGGGCTTCGGCTCGCCCGACCCGGCGGCCGACAGCAACCGCCGATACGTGGCAGGCAACGAACTGTACTTCCGCGAGGCGGACCCGGAAGCGCAGGCGGGCGTGGTGCTGGACTACACGAACCTGGACGCCCCCAGGGTGGTCGTAGCCCGGTGA
- a CDS encoding NADH-quinone oxidoreductase subunit N has protein sequence MLQPPDVKLLPLLPILLILAGAISSTLLGFWVQRRTLTFINIGAVVASALSVGWLWNRDLSSFGGSLRADHAALLLGFVILAGTLMTLLVTLDTAWRARVSFPEFDAMLMYAVTGCLLIAFSGDLIVMLIGLEIMSLSSYVLATLQGSRRAEESGLKYFLLGAAGSAVLIYGLAFVYGATGSLNYAVIAEKTSTLNPDNVGILVGGALLMLCGFGFKVALAPFHQWTPDVYGGAPTSVSLFLSTVVKVAAFAGMLRVFSGALENAPGWHSVLAVLIAGTLIVGNLAALRQTNFKRMLAYSAVAHTGFLGMALLGTPAAGGAALGYYLLVYTLMTAAALAIVAALQRSEEGFSITDMRGLYHRHPGYAVALAVCLASLAGLPPFAGFFGKYLVFQAAFQNGYAWISILAALTSVAALVYYLRPAMLMFMPDRTPAREYGLGQRPPTTLAVALGVAGVTVLGLLPNLWYAFVAHPDIWAMLAGR, from the coding sequence ATGCTCCAGCCGCCCGATGTGAAACTCCTGCCCCTGCTGCCCATCCTGCTCATTCTGGCCGGGGCGATCAGCAGCACCCTGCTGGGCTTCTGGGTCCAGCGCCGCACCCTGACCTTCATCAACATCGGGGCCGTGGTCGCGTCCGCACTCAGCGTCGGCTGGCTGTGGAACCGTGACCTGTCCTCCTTCGGCGGTAGCCTGCGCGCTGACCACGCCGCGCTGCTGCTGGGCTTCGTGATCCTCGCCGGGACCCTCATGACGCTGCTCGTGACGCTGGACACCGCGTGGCGCGCCCGCGTGTCCTTCCCCGAATTCGACGCGATGCTCATGTACGCCGTGACCGGCTGCCTGCTCATCGCTTTCTCCGGTGACCTGATCGTCATGCTGATCGGCCTGGAGATCATGAGCCTCAGCTCCTACGTCCTCGCCACCCTGCAGGGCTCGCGCCGCGCGGAGGAAAGCGGCCTGAAGTACTTCCTGCTCGGCGCCGCCGGGAGCGCCGTGCTGATCTACGGCCTGGCGTTCGTGTACGGCGCGACCGGCAGCCTGAACTACGCCGTCATCGCCGAGAAGACGAGCACCCTGAACCCCGACAACGTCGGCATCCTGGTCGGCGGCGCGCTGCTGATGCTCTGCGGCTTCGGCTTCAAGGTCGCGCTGGCGCCCTTCCACCAGTGGACGCCCGACGTGTACGGGGGCGCGCCCACCAGCGTCAGCCTGTTCCTGAGCACCGTCGTGAAGGTCGCCGCGTTCGCCGGGATGCTGCGCGTGTTCTCCGGCGCGCTGGAGAATGCCCCCGGCTGGCACTCCGTCCTGGCGGTCCTGATCGCCGGGACGCTGATCGTCGGGAACCTCGCCGCGCTGCGCCAGACGAACTTCAAACGCATGCTGGCGTACTCGGCGGTCGCGCACACCGGCTTCCTGGGCATGGCGCTGCTGGGCACCCCCGCCGCGGGCGGCGCGGCCCTCGGGTACTACCTGCTCGTGTACACCCTGATGACGGCCGCCGCGCTCGCCATCGTCGCCGCCCTGCAACGCAGCGAGGAAGGCTTCAGCATCACCGACATGCGCGGCCTGTACCACCGCCACCCCGGCTACGCCGTCGCGCTGGCCGTGTGCCTCGCCTCGCTGGCGGGCCTGCCGCCCTTCGCGGGCTTCTTCGGGAAGTACCTGGTGTTCCAGGCGGCCTTCCAGAACGGCTACGCGTGGATCAGCATCCTCGCCGCGCTCACCAGCGTCGCCGCGCTGGTGTACTACCTGCGCCCCGCCATGCTGATGTTCATGCCCGACCGCACGCCCGCGCGCGAGTACGGCCTCGGCCAGCGTCCCCCCACCACCCTGGCCGTCGCGCTGGGCGTGGCGGGCGTCACGGTGCTGGGCCTGCTGCCGAACCTCTGGTACGCCTTCGTGGCGCACCCCGACATCTGGGCGATGCTCGCCGGACGCTGA
- a CDS encoding ArsR/SmtB family transcription factor, with product MPDGPPFDLLLSRLRALGDPTRLRIVQLIGQSDPDHPQARPDAGSTPPISISAELGLTQPTISHHMKVLIEVGLITSEKKGTKVYYSLNPDGFRDLTTFFEPLATPCTEPDLP from the coding sequence GTGCCTGATGGACCCCCGTTCGACCTGCTCCTGAGCCGCCTGCGCGCCCTGGGCGACCCCACCCGCCTGCGCATCGTGCAGCTCATCGGCCAGTCGGACCCCGACCACCCCCAGGCACGCCCGGACGCCGGCAGCACCCCCCCGATCAGCATCTCCGCCGAACTGGGCCTCACGCAGCCCACCATCAGCCACCACATGAAAGTCCTGATCGAGGTCGGCCTGATCACCTCCGAGAAGAAGGGCACCAAGGTCTACTACAGCCTGAACCCCGACGGGTTCCGCGACCTGACCACCTTCTTCGAACCGCTCGCGACCCCCTGCACCGAACCCGACCTGCCCTGA